CAAAAAGCACCACTCATCATCATGGATATATTTACACGATGAAAACCAACATCATTTGATAATATTCTAAGCGCCTTATGCTGAAGTGCATCACCGCCCAAGGTAAGCGACCCTAACTTCATCATTTTTATAACTTGCAATGCCAATAATATTAACATTAAAAGTAAACATCCTACGGCAAAATTATATTGTTTAAGACTACGGCACCCATCAAAAATAATAATACCGGGCAATACCCATTTTAAACAATTTATAAAATATTCATTGATATCACTTATAGGCCGTGGAGGAGCGACACCCATTATTTCAAACAATTCAGTTACGCCACTATAGTCATATAAGTATCTAATCACACTGATTAAAATAAAAAGACCATATATCAATAACAAAACATTAATAAATTGTGACATTTCCCAAGTTAATTTTTCTTTTTTTCGATTTGAAATCCAAGATAATACTGTATTTAAAAATAAAAAATTCCAATGATTTAGACCAGGAATTCCTACTATAGATTTTGGCATATCAGGATGTTGAAATACCGCCATCAATAAAACTAACCAGCAAGTGGCGCGGAACCAATCTTTCCATGCATAAACAGACAAATAAGCGATTAGTAAAGTTAATAATGTGATCCTAATCATTAGATAATCCTACGATTCAAAAATTTATCAAATATTCTCTGCCAATGACCTTGAACTTGAATGGTTGAAAATGGCTTAGTACTATTTAATGCATTATTAGATAACTCTTCCAACAATGACACATCTGTAAATAATTGAATAAATATTGTTGAAAATTTCTCAGGGATTAACTCTGAAACTAAATACCCGTTATATCCTTTTTTAATAAGATCACTTAAATCACCCACATCTGATGTAATTGCGGGTAGACCTGTCATCATAGCTTGAATTAACGCCTGAGAAAGACCTTCAGAATCTGAAGTAAGCACAAAACATCTAGATTTTTGTAACCACACATGGACATTGTTTTGCAACCCGACAAAATCGATATCATTAGCAATACCTAATTGTATCGCTAATTCCTCTAGATCTTTTTTATCTGGCCCATCACCGACAATAACAGCATTTAATTTGGGTAATTTTTTCTTCGCAAGTTTAATCGCATGTAGAAGTCGGTCCACCCGCTTTATTTCTGAAAGGCGCCCAATAAGAATAAGATCGTACTCTTTTTTTCGTTCAACGTTAGGCGTGAATACTTCGTCATCAAAACCGCCAGGCACAATCTCAAACTCAGTGTTAACGCTTTTGTTTTTAAAGTATTTAATTGCACTCGTTCCCATTGATACAACTAAATCCATTTCATTAACTGCTTTCAATAGTTGTGCCTCAATAAAATAATCAGCCTGACCGATTCGACTAAATATTCTATTTTCAGTTCTTATACCACCGCCAGCAACCTCTCTAGGGCCTCCACCACAAATATAAACTGATTTTGCACCTATTAATTTAGCCAGTAACGCAACAAACAAACCATTAAGTAACAAATGAAATCCCACGAGTACATCTGGCCGTTCTTTAATTGCTAACCAACAAAAATATAATAGTCTAGAACCTACTTTGCCCGTTGCTTGCTGTAACCACCTAGGCGCATAAGCAGCATATACTTTATTCATTTCAGGTACGGGAGAGGTTGCAACCATCGTTAATTTTTGACAGTTTTTCGCATTTGCCATGGGCCGTAAATGTGTGATTAACCAGTGATCTGAATAAAATGTCCCCGTCACCAAGATATTAATCTGACTATTTTCTTTATGTTTTCGTTTCGGTATTATCTTCACTACCAGCATAAAAAAACGATAAAAAATCAAAATGCCCCTTAGAACCCAACGGTAAGTATGCTGTACAATCGTAGCGTCTTTACTGGGTACTATTTTAGTCCTCATGGTTGTTGACTCTTTAAAGAAGGGAACACTAGTCTCTCCCAAGGAATTGAGATACTTAGCCGATTATTAGTATCCGGTGGATTAATGATTACCCCATTAAATAACTGCTCGTTTATGTATAATCGGACTTGCTTTGGTTTCTCGACATACCAAGTTAAACCGTGAATATCTTCTCCACTATAAGCGGTTGAAAGATAGATATGTGTTTCCTTACCAACTGTTTTAACTAAAAAATCCAGTTCATCGACGGTGCGGCAATACCCTAACAAACGTCTCGTTGTTGCTATTAATATCTGCTTGTTATTTTGATAACTTGCTAACAACTCAAATGCTGTTAGTACTTCATCTTGAAATGGTATTTCTTGACTATAAACCTTGCCCAAGTGGCTATAAACAACACTACAACCTTCGTATTTTACCAAAGTATCAAGAACGGACTTGGTTAACACCTGATCAATACCGCGTGCAGAGTCGAAAACAGATACTCCACCCCAAGAAGGATTACAACGTATAAACTCAATGACAGAAGAACCGTCAACTAATTGTGTTTTCCTTAATACTTTATTCGCTTTATGCATCGCATATTTTTTATTCCCTAAGCGTGCTAACCAAGCTTTAGTAAACTCTAACAGCATGGTTTTACTAGATTTTACAATTTCGTTTCGATTAAAAAGGCTATCATACCGGCGTTTTACATTTTGCGCGACGACACTCGTCACCCGCCCTTTCCAGATGAAAGGTAATGCACCTGTTTGCACAGTAAGATCTACATGGAAAGCATCCGCATCTTTTATCGCGCCGCGGCCCTTCATAATGCCATTATCTAAATTCGTCGGTGCTTGCGCATGATCGATCCACACCTCAATTTTTCGCTTCGTTTTTTGTATCTCTGACCAGCACTGCTCGATGCGTTTTCGTGAATCGACAAAGTCGCCAAACGAATGCAAACAATCTATATGACCCGATTCAATTAATATTTGTATCTTGTTTCGTCCGTCATCATCCGTATTCGTATAAGAAAAATTATGATCTGGCATATCAAAATAGATTGTATTGCCCACTTCTAAATCGACGCCTTTTCCAAGTAAGGTATCTTCGCTGGTATTTAAATATCGTGCCGTTTCAAAGTAGATATCTTTATTCGGTGTTTCATCTAAATCACTGCAAATAGACAGCATGGCTCTATAAGGATAGGGGTATTTTCGTAAACTAACATCCATATTTAACCAACCTTATTAGTAATTTCATTTCAAAATATATAATTAAAATTTACAACGAGAGATAATTTTATGCTGCATATTTTTAGGTACTAAAAATATGAAATAAATAATAATCGTGATAATTACAGCGAAGAAAATAGTGACTAATGCAGTGCTGTTATCATCCGAATCAAAGGCTTCACGCGACCAACAAAGGAATCCTAAAAATGGGGTCGTATATATAGCGGGCTTGATAAAACTACAATAGACATAATTTAACCATGGTAGCTTTAATTGTCTGCATGTATAAATAGGAATAATAAAACCATAAACAATATTCATGGGTACAACAAATAATATAGCAGCAGTGGTCAGTTCCCAGTTATCAAGACCAGCCCAAAACAGGCCGATAACAAACATAACAAATACTGCAATGCAAGCAACGATAGAAATTGCACCATGTCGATTCATCCCCATCAGTATTCGGATTGAGGTATCCTGCCCCATAGGCAGCAACTGTCCAGCAGCTAAAATCATGATCAACGGCCATTGCGCATAATCATTGCCCATCCAATATTGTAAAATCACATCCCCATAAATAAATAAAAAACCTAAACTCGGCAACGTAAATGCAAAACTAAGTGCCGTGGTATTAATAAAAAGAGACTTAATTGCTTTAATATCACCGGTTCCAAGCATGGACCCCGTAGTCGGAGTTAACATTAAGGTAAATTTAGTCATGAACGTTGTAATTTGCTTAGTTAATGCCATCGATCTTGCAAAAATAGCTAAAGCAGCTGGTCCAATAATACTAACCAACATTATGCTAATAGTTTGTAATAGAATGATGGGGGGAATATTGGACAGCATACTTTTTATACCAAATATCAACATTTCTAGGCACGTTGACCAATTAACCATACGTAAATCAAAATGAAATTCTTTACATACTTTTCCCACAGAAACAAAACGAAGTACTTCAAAAACAGTTGTCGAAATTAAATAGCCTAACGCCATCCCCACGACACCTAATCCTGTTAAATGTAACGCAGAAACCATCAATATTAATGACAATATACTGTCGCCTGCATGTAATGTGTTATGAATATCCCAACGGTGATACCCCGTCAATAGTCCACTTGCAGAACCAGTGAGCATCCGAACAGCGACACTTAAGCCTAAAAATAGTACAACCCATTGCGCTGTTGTCGTATTCTCTTTTAATGCATCACTAAAATAACGGGGTAATAACACGTAGAACAAAACCGTGCATAGAACAGTAATAAGTGAAAAAATAACTTGTACAAATACAGCTGAGTTTGCCACCTTATTTAATAAAACAAACTCCCCCGCAGAACGGTGTTTTGCAATATAGCGATTAAAGCATGCCCCCATACCTAGCCCTACTAGACTTAAGTAACTAACAAAAGACCAACCAAAATCCCAGACACCTAATGCGACTTGCCCAACTTTATCATCCACGAGTCTAGGCATAATAAAACCAGATAAAACAAGAACAAGCTGGCTACTCCAACTTACAATTAAATTCCATGCAAAACGATCTTGCCCAGTTAGATCTTCTTCTTTATTAGATCGTGACTCGGTCACCATTAATACTATTTCACGTAACCAAGTGAATAATGATATCCACTTGGTGTGTCGTAAAAATGTACAAGATCAGATTCACTCACACAATCCTCATTACGTTGCTGTAATTTCAATGAATACGGACTTGCGTCAGGGTTCGCGACTAATAACATGACTGTCACCGTCGATTCCGAGTGACTGGTTACGACTAAATAGATAAGCTGTTGTTTTTTATTTTTTATCATGTTTTATCAGTAAAATAAGTGACTAGATTAAAAGGGTTTACTTGGATAAAATATTTCTTTGGCTAACATTGCGAGAAACAAGGTATTGGTGACCAAATAACGCTTCCACAAGCGCGCAGGCTCTTGCTTCACTCGGTACAGCCATTCCATGCCATACCTTTGCCAAATAAGTGGAGCTCGTTGCACTTTGCCGACCAGTACATCAAACGAACCGCCAACGCCATGCACAACAGGTACGCACATGGTTTTATTCCAGCGCGCCATAAATTGTTCTTTTTTCGGTGAGGTGATAGCAACAAATAAAATATCCGCATTGGAATCTGCAATTTTCTGCGCAACGGTTGCTTCTTCGCTGTCAGTAAAGTAACCATGTTGAGAACCAGCAATTATCACACCAGGGTACTGGCTTTCGATTTCAGTAACCGTTTTAGTCACAATTTCAGGCGTTGCGCCTAAACAGAATATCCGATAACCTTTTTTATCGCCTAGCGCTAAAATCCCATGCATCAGGTCAATACCAGCAACACGTTCAGGTAAAGTTTTTCTCAGTATTTTACTTGCTTTAACAACAGAGTAGCCATCAGCAAGGATCATATTCGAAGAGCGGACGTCCTTATCTAACGCAGGGTTGCGTTTCATATTCACAATTTTAGCCGCGTTTAACATCCCAATGTGTAGTGATTGCCTATTTTTGATAGCTCGGTCAATATTATCTAAGGCCTGCACTGACGTTAAGGCGTGAACTTTAATACCAAATATATTGACATATTCTTGTGAAACCTCAAATTTAGAAAGAGAGGAATAACCCCCTAAGTCCTTAAATGACAGCATTAATAACCACCTTAATCACAAATAAAACTTCAATGCGATGTTAATCATTTAATTCCAGAAAAACTAGGCTTGCATGTAATGACATTCTCACAAGCATAGTGCAAGCTTTGTCACAATGCCTATGCATTGCTAGTAATCAGACTAAATGATCGTAGCCCAGTTATTTTCATACAATTAATTATAGAAAAACAGTCTCTTACAATGTCAAACTATTCAAACAGATGCTTTAATGATGCGGATAATAATATCCTTAACTAAACTCAACAGCGCTACGCTTACAAATACTATTTGAATCTTACAAAAAAAGTTAAAATTTTAGTTTGTAACCTACTATCAACAACTTAGATAATACCATTGCAATATTTAGTATTAATAACTTACCGTATTAGTCAAATGATTATATTAGGGACATTCTATGAGGGCCTATAATCGGAAAATATTAATCTCATTTTTCCTGTTTAATTTTTTATTTGTATTAGCGGTTAACTCAGTTGTCGTTGTCAATCTCATTGAGGAGTGGTGGAGCACTGGCGCTTATAATCATGGTCTATTAGGGCTAGCACTTGCAATATATGTTTTTTGGACAAAAAGAGAGGATTTTTCATCTCCGCAAAGTAATCTATTCGGTCTGGTTCTACTAATAGCGACGAGCCTATTACTCTTGATCGCTAATCTAGCCAGTATTGGTCAACTACAAATGCTCAGCTTGTT
This Moritella sp. 5 DNA region includes the following protein-coding sequences:
- a CDS encoding glycosyltransferase, with translation MIFYRFFMLVVKIIPKRKHKENSQINILVTGTFYSDHWLITHLRPMANAKNCQKLTMVATSPVPEMNKVYAAYAPRWLQQATGKVGSRLLYFCWLAIKERPDVLVGFHLLLNGLFVALLAKLIGAKSVYICGGGPREVAGGGIRTENRIFSRIGQADYFIEAQLLKAVNEMDLVVSMGTSAIKYFKNKSVNTEFEIVPGGFDDEVFTPNVERKKEYDLILIGRLSEIKRVDRLLHAIKLAKKKLPKLNAVIVGDGPDKKDLEELAIQLGIANDIDFVGLQNNVHVWLQKSRCFVLTSDSEGLSQALIQAMMTGLPAITSDVGDLSDLIKKGYNGYLVSELIPEKFSTIFIQLFTDVSLLEELSNNALNSTKPFSTIQVQGHWQRIFDKFLNRRII
- a CDS encoding WecB/TagA/CpsF family glycosyltransferase, which encodes MLSFKDLGGYSSLSKFEVSQEYVNIFGIKVHALTSVQALDNIDRAIKNRQSLHIGMLNAAKIVNMKRNPALDKDVRSSNMILADGYSVVKASKILRKTLPERVAGIDLMHGILALGDKKGYRIFCLGATPEIVTKTVTEIESQYPGVIIAGSQHGYFTDSEEATVAQKIADSNADILFVAITSPKKEQFMARWNKTMCVPVVHGVGGSFDVLVGKVQRAPLIWQRYGMEWLYRVKQEPARLWKRYLVTNTLFLAMLAKEIFYPSKPF
- a CDS encoding lipopolysaccharide biosynthesis protein; the protein is MVTESRSNKEEDLTGQDRFAWNLIVSWSSQLVLVLSGFIMPRLVDDKVGQVALGVWDFGWSFVSYLSLVGLGMGACFNRYIAKHRSAGEFVLLNKVANSAVFVQVIFSLITVLCTVLFYVLLPRYFSDALKENTTTAQWVVLFLGLSVAVRMLTGSASGLLTGYHRWDIHNTLHAGDSILSLILMVSALHLTGLGVVGMALGYLISTTVFEVLRFVSVGKVCKEFHFDLRMVNWSTCLEMLIFGIKSMLSNIPPIILLQTISIMLVSIIGPAALAIFARSMALTKQITTFMTKFTLMLTPTTGSMLGTGDIKAIKSLFINTTALSFAFTLPSLGFLFIYGDVILQYWMGNDYAQWPLIMILAAGQLLPMGQDTSIRILMGMNRHGAISIVACIAVFVMFVIGLFWAGLDNWELTTAAILFVVPMNIVYGFIIPIYTCRQLKLPWLNYVYCSFIKPAIYTTPFLGFLCWSREAFDSDDNSTALVTIFFAVIITIIIYFIFLVPKNMQHKIISRCKF